GTGCAAGCCTAATTACTTTGATTTTATACTTAGAGAtacttttattatgtatattttattctataaCTATTTTACAGATAGTTTTGAATTGCTCAACCATTGCATATTGGAGAACTACTCAGGAGTCATATGTTGCTGGTTGTACCATAACATCATAACGTAagtgaaaatttcaaaaatgtatatttttaaagagtacACAATAACATTAAGTAGAATCACACCTGTAGGCAAAATCAATTATTCGTAGTAGAGATGAAGAATTGAGTATCTTTGGCTAATTACTATGGAGGAGCTGTTCTCCCAGCTGTCTGAAGGTGTCTGATTCCATTATTTGCCTGTGATGATTTTGAAAGCTAGGTAAACCTGTAAAATGCAAAAGCCATCAATAAGAAGCAAATTGATGCTAGAGTATCTCCTCCTTATTTGACTGTCTCAGAACTAAATAGAGAAAGCAGTGACATAAACAAATGTACACCACCTTCCTGCCCCATGCCTTTATTGTTAGTCTTCTTCCCCAGAGGAGTCCTGATCTAATTGAAGAGCGTGAACAACCCAACCTGCCCACAACTCTataacttcattattttttaagtaaataatttttcattcctAAAATGCTAGAGTCTCACCTCATTATCTATTTTCTTCTTGCAGTGATACAATTTCTTCTTGGGATTTTCACAAATGGCATCATTGTGGTGGTGAATGGCATTGACTTGATCAAGCACAGAAAAATGGCTCCGCTGGATCTCCTTCTTTCTTGTCTGGCAGTTTCTAGAATTTTTCTGCAGTTGTTCATCTTCTACGTTAATGTGATTGTTATCTTCTTCATAGAATTCATCATGTGTTCTGCGAATTGTGCAATTctcttatttataaatgaattggAACTTTGGCTTGCCACATGGCTCGGCGTTTTCTATTGTGCCAAGGTTGCCAGCGTCCGTCACCCACTCTTCATCTGGTTGAAGATGAGGATATCCAAGCTGGTCCCTTGGATGATCCTGGGGTCTTTGCTATATGTATCTATGATTTGTGTTTTCCATAGCAAATATGCAGGGTTTATGGTCCCATACTTCTTAAGGAACTTTTTCTCCCAAAATACCACAATTCAAAAAGAAGATACACTGGCTATacagattttctcttttgttgctgAGTTCTCAGTGCCATTGCTTATCTTCCTTGTTGCTGTTTTGCTCTTGATTTTCTCTTTGGGGAGGCACACCCGGCAAATGAGAAACACAGTGGCCGGCAGCAGGGTTCCTGGCAGAGGTGCACCCATCAGCGCGTTGCTGTCTATCCTGTCCTTCCTGATCCTCTACTTCTCCCACTGCATGATAAaagtttttctctcttctctaaaGTTTCACATCAGAAGGTTCATCTTTCTGTTCTTCATCCTTGTGATTGGTATATACCCTTCTGGACACTCTCTCATCTTAATTTTAGGAAATCCTAAAttgaaacaaaatgcaaaaaagttCCTCCGCCACAGTAAGTGCTGTCAGTGAGAGAGAAGTTGGATCAGTTCAAAGAACCCATGATTCAATGATTTACCCATGCCTGCCACACTTCCCTCAGCCAGACAAAGCAGCCTGTTCATAAATATACAACATGTCCCCTTCAGGCCTGTTTATCCAGCCTGAGGTATTTCTGTGGATATGCTACTTTTTCAAGCAGTTAAACTGATTTTGAAAGCACAACATATGTTGATGGATTACATCAATTTCAATATCCTGGTAGTGATATTGTACTATCATCTTGCAAGTTGTTACCATTGGGAAAATGAGTAAATTGCTCAGGGTCTTTCTGTATTCCTTCTTAGAAATGCATTCaaatctacaattatttcaaaattaaaagtttgatgaaaaagaaaagcacttgTTTGAACTCGTGATGTCAGAAGGACACATGAATGCTGTATGGTCCATGAATATCTGACGCCTCGTCTTCAATGGTTTATCCTGACCTTAACGGGCTGACGGTTCATTTCTTGTCTACCTGGATATTATTTCTATTCTGTCTGTTGTAGTTGCAGGCAGTGGAGCCATTCTTTCTCCTCAGATCACAAAGGAAGCAAGGACAAGCAGGCCTTCTCCATCCTTATAAGCATATTCTCCTACTTCATCCTGCAGAGAGCCTAGATGCCATGGTGACATGGCCAATCAACTGATAAAGGGGAAGAcacatggaggaggaggaggagtcgaGGACTGAATGCctgttttccatttctctaagCTGTGCACTCTGAACAGACAATAACTTGCaaagatgttttattttgtatttgtgtgCCTGACTTTGAGACCCATTCAACCCAGAGTGGTAATTTGGAACTCCTCTTGCATTGCCTGTCTTCCCAATGAAGCAACATCAGTAGGTGGGTGGAGCTGGGGGTGTCTCCGTCTGCTTCAAGTCACAAATGCATTTTCTGTTTGGTTGAGATTTTGAATACtaagagatatatagatagatagatagatagatagatagatagatagatagatagatagatagatagattatggAGATAGATATACTTGTATATTTCCAAAACAGCTTCAGAACCATTTTGCTTCCAGACAagtaaatgaagtaaaaaatgttCTTAAGCTCAGCTGTAACTTGTAGTTCAGGCGCGATGATGCAAAGTAGGTTTAGGTTTAGATTTGTCAATCACCAGTAATAGGAACCCAAATACAGCTTTTCTAACCCAAGCCACACAGGCCTGGTTATAATACACCAATGAAGGATTTTGCTTCAGAAGATTCAGGGACGTACTTATCTTCTTGGGCATGGGAACTAAGCTCTGAGTGTACTCTCAACTTCCCACAGGTTTCACACTTCATTCCCCAAGGAGCAAAATGACAGCCTCCATCTTCCTGCTATTTCATTTTCCCACGTCCCACTAGGTAGGAAGTTTTGTAGCTAATCACGCACTCAGGAAGCCAGCTGTGGGAAGATCAGTTGTATCCTGGATGTAATTATTGCTTCTGATTGGGGGAAAGGACAATGaaaagtcacttttctttttctcaagttCAGAGAATATTCTGTTCCTTGAATCTGTGATACGTGTACCTGAAAGAGTGGGAGCAATTTCAAACATTCAGGGAGGAATTTGTCATGATACAActctcatgtgttttttttttctgatactaaATTCTGATTCTATTTCATGCAACTCCTGCTTTAATAATGTTAGCTAATTAGATAACTATTAAGATATGACTAGGTTTTTATACTGTTatcaagaaatgtttaaaaaaagaattcataataaaacaattctaaaaacattttcataGTCTACTTTcctagaaatgtatttcttccaGAAACGTTGCCTAGCTTTTGAATTGATGGGTATTGCGTAGGACACTAATTGCTCAAATTGAGAAGCAAAACAGACTGAGATTTTGTCTCTCTGGAGCCACGCTTATCTGCACTTGCCAGCTTTGCCAAATTGCTTTTGTCCTCATTGAACAGTGGGTTGACCTCTATCATGGTGCAACATCTTTTTGTACCCACTGTTGTAGCTTTAGAGATGGGGCTGGACATTATGCCCTGGGGAGTCTTGGCTGTGGAATCGCATGCCCATAGGTGAGGCCAGTTGACTGCTGATTGCAGACTGTGGCAGCACTTGCTGCTCAGTTAAGTGGCTTCTGGCTGTGGCTTCCAAATAGTCTCTGCACTAGGAGGCAGACTCTTATTGAAATGTGACCCAGCAGtcttattccattccactttagATTGGGGTTCAATGAGCAGGCCCAAATCAGGAGAGAAGGGCTATCTTACTGTGTCCCACTCTCTATTCTGACATTGGCTCTTTCAGTCCCTAATTCCAGGGGTTCTGCACAGTCTCCACTGACTGAAGATGATGACACCAACAGAGAAGGCTAAATCTGTGTGCTTATAGAAATAGACTTTTAAGAAGATAAAtgttggctgggcaaggtggctcatgtctgtaatcctggcactttgaaaggccgaggcgggcagatcacttgaggccagtagttggagaccagcatggccaacatggcaaaatcttgtttctactaaaaactcaaaaattagctaggtgtggtggtgtgcacctgtaatcccagctacttgggaggctgaggcaggagaatcactggaatctgggaggcagaggttacagtgagtcgagattgtgccactgcactccagcctggtgatagagtgagactcttatctaaaaaaaaaatattatatgtgtgtgtgtgtatatatatatatatatatatatatagtcacaaTTTGAATGTTAAACACTAGTTCAAAAGTCTCACCAATGATAAATGCCTTTTAAATTCTCAGTCACTCATTCAAGTGTAACAATTGCTTGAAGATACAATGCTCCGGACAAGAAGGTGCTAGAAAGACATCTGATGTCTACCATCCGTCTTCTTCAGGCTGATGACCAGGCATCCTAGGTGCTTCAGACAGTTCAAATGTTTTGCCCCATAGTACGTTTAAGTACAGGCATACTTCTTATGCTATGGATGTTGTGATTTTAGGTTTGAAAATATAGTTTCCATAACTTTTGTCCTTGTAGAGTTATACCTCTTTGGGTGAGAAGAGAAACAGGTAGTCAGAAAtatgcaagagagaaagaaaccagCCAGACTATCGAAATCCACATTGGCAATCAAAGGGATGACAGATGTTACAGACAGATGGCACCCATAATGGAGAAAAATCCAAATGACGAGGATGGGGAGACCCACATGTTTTAAAGAGGGTCTTGCTTGGGAATGAGTTTGGAGTTAGACTGAACATCATATTAACACAAACTTGAGATCAGTAGAaagttccttttttattattaatattctttCTTACCTAAAAATTGCAGACTCTCTAGGAAAACTTTATGCCAGGAGAAGTGTATGTACTAGGAAAATTTCTTCAATGAGCTGAAAACATTAAGATTTTGGGGAGAGTCAATACAAATTCAAGATAGCTCATGGACATTTGTTTCACTGCTGTCTTTACTGCTGTCATTCTACACAAAACTAGTCTCTCACTAATACAGCAACTTATACCTTGGTAGGATTAAAATAATGATTGTTTTCAAGATGTGATGTAAACATGTGGATTCACATCTGTGACATCTGGATCTACTTAATCTTTTTGACTGGGAATCAGGAATTGGCGATTGTatcctaaaatttaaaacatatttatatcaaTGAAGTGTgggtttcattttattatttttggtgttttatattgtttctattttaaacatttctccaCAAGATCATCAACATAATATTAAATCAAAAATTGACTTAAATTCTGACGacaggtcaattttttttttctttttttgagacacagtctcgccctgtcatccaggctggagtgcagtggcatgatcttggctcactgcaacctccgcctcctgggttcaagtaattcccctgcctcagcctcctgagtagctaggatgacaggcatgtgccaccatgcccagctaattttttgtatttttagtagagacggggtttcaccatgttggccaggctggtcttgaactcccaaactcaggtgagtttcctgcctcggcctcccaaagtgctgggattacaggtgtgagccaccgtgcctggcccaggtcaattttaaaaatactaaagatTCATTTTGTTCAAACTTCAACATTTCTGAGGAAAAAAGGTACAGTGTCACTCTGTTTCTACTTTTGAAGTTGGGATGCATGCTCTTCTGAGAGAGCTTTTGCTTCCATGACTTAAACTCTCTCCCTCCCATGGATCGGTGTGAGTACTACAAGATAAGCACACACGTTAAGTGTGCCAGGTGGAATTTGAATTTGGGAGTGTGCGGGGATTAAGTCCTGTAGCTAGATTGGACTAGGCACTTGGTGGGCACCACTTGAATAACCCAAATTCCACAACTGCTGGGGACGTTTCAGATTCTTCTGAGGTTGAACAGATGGAAAGGAgtgtagaaaataaataagtggcTAACAGTGGACTAGGACCTTATATCACTAAATACATGGAATGTCCTCTggcaaaaaaaaaccacacccaTTTGAACAGCAGATGCTGTGTTTGCGATTGGAAATTAGTAAGTCTTACTTCACTTGAAACCCAGCCTGGTGGCTTCTAGAAACATTGACCAGATATAAGATTTGGTCACGAAGTTTGGTTTCATGATTAATAGTCTCCAAAATACCACTGCTTATCtgctaaaatatttgaaattcctGAACTAAGGACTTATGCCTTTGATCATGAGGTATGATGTTTTCAGCAGCATTGGTTGCAACTCTATGGGATGAGAGAGGGAACCTTGAGTGTGACATTTTAGATTGGGAGGCTGACTGGATTTGTATAGTCCTGTTGAAAGACAGGTCATTAGTCTGTAGGCAAGCCACAGCACTGCGTTCACAAAGCCAACAACCCAGTCTCCTCAGCTCTCCTCCCTAGAACCGCACCTGCTTATTTTGGTGATTTAGGCAACTTTTGTGCAATGCAGTTAGCACTGTCATGAGCtgagtctcaatttcttcatctgcaaaatgggattaAGAATAATACATACCACATGCTTGGCTAAGCTTCTTCACCATTGTGAGCACAAATGAATATAACCTCCAGGTAATGGGAACTGTAACAAGTACTGTCACGAGGAATCTCCAGCAGCCCCTCCAGAGAAGAGAAGAGTGCATGGGAGGGAAAACGTTGAACGATAGAGGGTCCTAATTAAGAGCCTGATTTGGAGTCTAGATCCACCACTAATGAGCTAAGTGACTTGATGAGCCTGAGCCTCGCATTTCCTCATCTTCGTAATGGGGTTAGGAATCATTCCAAGCTTAATGAGAGGAGCTGAGGGGTTAGTGGAACCCAGTtcccagcacaatgcctggctgcTGCCATTGTTGTTTTTAGTTATGTTAACCGTAGGAAACTGCTAGACTTTGATGACTTTCTATCTGCAACAATGACAGTTTTGTATGCTTCCCCCTAATAATCGGTCACAGGTTTTGGAGGACAGCTAATTCTAGAAAAAGGAAACAGCACATGTAAAAGTACCTGGcaaagaaaggaaacagaaacCCCACAGAGAATCACGCACAAGTGAAAAGAGGAGAGGCCAAGGGAACAATCAAAGGTATGTGGAGCTGCTTTTGCTGTGGGACAAAATGGCGCCAGGACCGCAGCACCTCCAAGACACAGGTTCATTCTCACTTGTGTCGCGCACTGGCTGTGGCTGTTCAGCAGCCCTGTTACTGTTCACACTCCTGCAGGATCAGCTCCTGTTTGGAACAGGCTAGAGGAAGGAGTGAAAACGATGGGGACCGGGGAAGTCTAAAGCTTTCGTCATATCCAGTTGCATATCAGGCAGCCAAGCCCAGAGTAAAAAGGAGAGATACGGAATTCCTCACAGAAGGGTAGCAAATATCTGGGAATAAAATAATCCTACCATATGGGAACGTAAAATGATGCAGTCACTATGGAAAGTAGCTTGGCAGTTCCCCaataagttaaacatagaatgacTACATTcctcagcaattccattcctagatatgcacccaagagaactgaaaacaggaaCTGGAACAGATGCATGTGCAcccgtgttcatagcagcattattcacaatagtcaaaacgTGGAAATAAAacaagtgtccaccaacagataaATGCGGAGACAAAGTGCGTGTTAATACGATGGAATACTCCTTAAACGGGAATGAAGTTTGTATACATgtcacaacatggataaaccctaaGGACATGATGCTGAAAGAAATAAGCCACACACAAAGTACAAATACTGTACCATCCCACACAGAGGGCAAAATCagagagagacaaaaagcagAGTAGAAGTTACAAGGGGCTAGGGggcaggggaaatggggagtgatcGCTTAATGGATAGAGAATTTCTGTTTGGAATGGTGAAAACCTTCCAGAAATAGTAGTGATAGTTACACAACTGATGGCCACTGACTTATACactaaaatggtaaatgttattatatgtatatgtatacacaatatataacatatatatatatatagccacaataaaaaaaaattctaccaaaaaagaaaaggagcagaACTAGGTGTACTTCTACCAGGATATTCTGTTCCTGTTCATGGGGAAAACACAGGTGACCGAATCTCCATTGTGAACGAACTCATGATTAAACCTCAATTAGTCTTCCCCATTACAATCAGATTGTTTAGGTTAACAGATAAATACTGTGTTTAGGCTAACAGATAAATACTGTGTTTAGGCTAACAGATAAATACTGTGCACCCAGATACTTTTAGAATCCAAATAGACAATTGCCGTTCCAATATGAACTCCTTCTCCTTTCAGAGTACACAAGACATTTTACAGGCCATTGAACACAAGCACGTGCAGTGATTGAAATatagcaaaaaaaacaaaaacaaaaaaccaaagtccATGGACATTGTCTTTAAAAAGAGGTTACTTTGAAACTCATCTTAAGGGTCAAACTCAAACCTAAAaagcatatttcttttcttttcttttttctttctttttctttctttttttttttttttgaacagaagGTGCTTGGAGCAAATGATCAGGGAATAGAAACTCTAACCCCTCGGGGCATCAAAGTTGTGCTTGATTGCCTGTAGTAAAGAATTTTAAAGACTCATTGAATCATTCGAGCTCATTCAGAGTGAGCAAACTGATTACAGATGGCATGCTTccagaatgttaaaaataaaaatgtcttctcGGGTGGGACTGGTTTCCATATCTATAGCTATAAACCCTCTAAAGGCACTCTCAGAGGGCTTATCTTTGGTGATAGCTGCCCTTGCCCACATATGAGTTTAGCCAGGGCTTAGTTCAGCTAGCTCAGCTGGCCAACTTAAACTGAAAATGCCACACATTTTTCCCATGCTTTGTATTTTGTTACATTCCAGGTTTCCACCCCTGCAAATCGCAGCCGCTTGGTCAGCTTTTGCACCCAGATCCACTGGAATGTGCGGAGCAGAGCTTGTCAGTTATAGGCTGAGCCTCACTGCTTCTAAAGAATTCCCAGAGGGATCCCAAAGATGAATGGCTATCTCCCTGCTTTTATAGGAATAGAATGGACTTCTTGTGAAATGACTCTCCAATGTGTTTGGAGAGTCATTTCTTGTGAAATGAATAGATGGACTTCTTGTGAAATGACTCTCCAATGTGTTCTCTTTGGGGTTTTAAATCATATTTGAGAGAGCAAAAATAAAGTACA
The sequence above is a segment of the Gorilla gorilla gorilla isolate KB3781 chromosome 19, NHGRI_mGorGor1-v2.1_pri, whole genome shotgun sequence genome. Coding sequences within it:
- the TAS2R1 gene encoding taste receptor type 2 member 1 is translated as MAPLDLLLSCLAVSRIFLQLFIFYVNVIVIFFIEFIMCSANCAILLFINELELWLATWLGVFYCAKVASVRHPLFIWLKMRISKLVPWMILGSLLYVSMICVFHSKYAGFMVPYFLRNFFSQNTTIQKEDTLAIQIFSFVAEFSVPLLIFLVAVLLLIFSLGRHTRQMRNTVAGSRVPGRGAPISALLSILSFLILYFSHCMIKVFLSSLKFHIRRFIFLFFILVIGIYPSGHSLILILGNPKLKQNAKKFLRHSKCCQ